From Streptomyces sp. TLI_105, the proteins below share one genomic window:
- a CDS encoding nucleotidyltransferase family protein, protein MHITPTQAVVLAGGQGSRLRPYTDDRPKPMVEIPGTGTPIIGHQLSWLAAEGVTDAVVSCGHLAEVLQEWLASANLPLRVTTVVETEPLGRGGGLKYAAAHLPAPDQPWYATNGDIWTRFSLREMAAFHTERDALATLALARPRIPWGAVETDTFGNITDFIEAPPSPFLINAGVYVFSAAFTELLPDVGDHERATFPRLARERRLAGFPLPHGAYWRAIDTAKDLTEAAKELAAQKA, encoded by the coding sequence ATGCACATCACTCCGACGCAGGCCGTGGTCCTGGCGGGCGGCCAGGGCTCACGGCTCCGCCCGTACACCGACGACCGCCCCAAGCCGATGGTCGAGATCCCGGGCACCGGGACCCCGATCATCGGCCATCAGCTTTCCTGGCTGGCCGCCGAGGGCGTGACGGACGCCGTCGTCTCCTGCGGCCACCTCGCCGAGGTGCTCCAGGAGTGGCTGGCCTCCGCGAACCTGCCGCTGAGGGTGACGACGGTCGTCGAGACCGAACCCCTCGGCCGCGGCGGCGGCCTCAAGTACGCCGCCGCGCACCTGCCCGCCCCGGACCAGCCCTGGTACGCCACCAACGGCGACATCTGGACCCGCTTCTCGCTGCGCGAGATGGCCGCCTTCCACACGGAACGGGACGCCCTCGCGACGCTCGCCCTGGCCCGCCCCCGGATCCCGTGGGGCGCCGTCGAGACCGACACCTTCGGGAACATCACCGACTTCATCGAGGCGCCGCCCTCGCCGTTCCTGATCAACGCGGGCGTGTACGTCTTCTCCGCGGCCTTCACCGAGCTCCTCCCCGACGTCGGCGACCACGAGCGGGCCACCTTCCCCCGCCTCGCCCGCGAGCGCCGCCTGGCGGGCTTCCCGCTGCCCCACGGCGCGTACTGGAGGGCCATCGACACCGCCAAGGACCTGACGGAGGCGGCCAAGGAACTGGCCGCCCAGAAGGCCTGA
- a CDS encoding DoxX family membrane protein, producing the protein MSVDTRTPRPGFDDQPALSMVKVDSDPAQVIVNHASFRVRLAPAPQPKFAARTAALSGVGAAGPRRRPVVWTGKSTPGATGLLQAVRESSVSTLEPGVGHGGHGVGDTQAIPRIDTTMPTPVVPAGAAPLLPPMRRAEGAYDELYDLGPEPAEPYEHDEPGGRTAQRHGQDNVRHAYYPGRRMNLGVVLLPLRVFLGFISIYAGMGKLCDPVYFDGGERGSMVKWLNSLHPWALAEPLRDFALQHPVGAGLTVAFLQVVVGVLTVLGLWQRVAAVVGGLLSAALLLTVSWKTVPVYDSADIIYLAAWSPLIIAGAPVYSLDGRLAGEAWRTLGPRAELWDLRRRVTRRSTLLAAVVVGLTLLVGSVLGGAVRSTEMVTVPGPNDDPINHLPGQPLPQEPTRSAPSKAASTAPEPATATSEAPARSEETEEAARPTETTRESTRTQEQRPTATQGTSTGGATSRTPTKSEPAPPPTTSDSPAGATGGTTSGGSTGSTSTPSESGSTTGGARNPIGGLLG; encoded by the coding sequence ATGAGTGTGGACACCAGAACGCCCCGGCCGGGGTTCGACGATCAGCCCGCGCTGAGCATGGTCAAGGTGGATTCCGATCCCGCCCAGGTGATCGTGAACCACGCCAGCTTCCGTGTGCGGCTCGCGCCGGCCCCGCAGCCGAAGTTCGCGGCCCGTACCGCCGCCCTGTCCGGAGTGGGCGCGGCCGGCCCGCGCCGTCGCCCCGTCGTGTGGACCGGGAAGTCCACGCCGGGCGCGACCGGCCTCCTCCAGGCCGTGCGCGAGTCGTCCGTCTCCACCCTCGAACCCGGCGTCGGCCACGGCGGCCACGGTGTCGGGGACACCCAGGCCATCCCGCGCATCGACACCACCATGCCCACCCCCGTGGTGCCCGCCGGAGCCGCGCCCCTGCTGCCGCCGATGCGCCGCGCCGAGGGCGCCTACGACGAGCTGTACGACCTCGGGCCCGAGCCCGCCGAGCCGTACGAGCACGACGAGCCGGGCGGCCGGACCGCGCAGCGCCACGGACAGGACAACGTCCGGCACGCCTACTACCCCGGGCGCCGGATGAACCTCGGTGTCGTCCTCCTCCCGCTCCGCGTCTTCCTCGGCTTCATCTCCATCTACGCGGGCATGGGCAAGCTCTGCGACCCCGTCTACTTCGACGGCGGCGAGCGCGGCTCCATGGTGAAGTGGCTCAACTCCCTGCACCCCTGGGCGCTCGCCGAACCGCTGCGCGACTTCGCCCTCCAGCACCCCGTCGGCGCCGGACTCACCGTCGCCTTCCTCCAGGTCGTCGTCGGCGTCCTCACGGTCCTCGGGCTCTGGCAGCGCGTCGCCGCCGTCGTCGGCGGCCTGCTCTCCGCCGCCCTCCTCCTGACCGTCAGCTGGAAGACCGTCCCGGTCTACGACTCCGCCGACATCATCTACCTGGCCGCCTGGTCCCCGCTGATCATCGCCGGCGCCCCCGTCTACTCCCTCGACGGCCGCCTCGCCGGCGAGGCCTGGCGCACCCTCGGCCCCCGCGCCGAACTCTGGGACCTCCGCCGCCGCGTCACCCGCCGCAGCACCCTCCTCGCGGCCGTCGTCGTCGGCCTCACCCTCCTCGTCGGCTCCGTCCTCGGCGGCGCCGTCCGCTCCACCGAGATGGTCACCGTCCCGGGCCCCAACGACGACCCGATCAACCACCTCCCCGGCCAGCCGCTCCCCCAGGAGCCCACGCGCAGCGCCCCCTCGAAGGCCGCCTCCACCGCGCCCGAGCCCGCCACCGCGACCAGCGAGGCGCCCGCGCGGAGCGAGGAGACCGAGGAGGCCGCCCGGCCCACCGAGACGACCCGCGAGTCCACCCGCACCCAGGAGCAGCGCCCGACCGCCACCCAGGGCACGAGCACCGGCGGCGCCACCAGCCGTACGCCCACGAAGTCCGAGCCCGCGCCCCCGCCGACCACCAGCGACAGCCCGGCCGGCGCCACCGGCGGCACGACGAGCGGCGGTTCGACGGGCTCGACCAGCACCCCGTCCGAGAGCGGCTCGACGACGGGCGGCGCGCGGAACCCGATCGGCGGCCTGCTGGGCTGA
- a CDS encoding NUDIX hydrolase yields MSTEPAERYARLLAERPELFRNEPGGIEILTAPDAVAAAGGVVYQDPYVMLVRDPVRFPDGRTGAYIRAVSATAEQGCVVLPLLDGGVVLIEHYRHATRSWLWEVPRGFGTAGLTGEANARKELDEEIGAQVRKLVPLGEVHPDSGLTGDRVLLFAAYVDGIGRLAVGEGIREARTVPFAEAEAMIADGRITDGFTIAVLTRARLAGLTG; encoded by the coding sequence ATGAGCACGGAGCCCGCGGAACGCTACGCGCGGCTGCTCGCGGAGCGGCCGGAGCTGTTCCGCAACGAGCCGGGCGGCATCGAGATCCTCACCGCCCCGGACGCGGTCGCGGCCGCCGGCGGGGTGGTCTACCAGGATCCGTACGTGATGCTGGTGCGGGACCCGGTGCGGTTCCCCGACGGCCGGACCGGCGCGTACATCCGCGCGGTGAGCGCGACCGCCGAGCAGGGGTGCGTGGTCCTGCCGCTGCTGGACGGCGGGGTGGTGCTGATCGAGCACTACCGGCACGCCACCCGGTCCTGGCTCTGGGAGGTCCCGCGCGGCTTCGGCACGGCCGGTCTCACCGGCGAGGCGAACGCGCGGAAGGAGCTCGACGAGGAGATCGGCGCGCAGGTACGGAAGCTGGTGCCGCTCGGCGAGGTGCATCCGGACTCGGGGCTGACCGGGGACCGGGTGCTGCTGTTCGCTGCGTACGTCGACGGGATCGGGCGGCTCGCGGTGGGCGAGGGCATCCGGGAGGCGCGCACGGTGCCGTTCGCGGAGGCGGAGGCCATGATCGCCGACGGGCGGATCACGGACGGCTTCACGATCGCCGTCCTGACCCGCGCCCGGCTGGCCGGCCTGACGGGCTGA
- the rlmB gene encoding 23S rRNA (guanosine(2251)-2'-O)-methyltransferase RlmB codes for MAGNSQRRNRRTSNKKGATVGSGGQRRKGLEGRGPTPKAEDRKGHKAYRVSNAMARQAAKRKPVARRGGKGLSEMVVGRNPVFEALRDGVPATTLYVQQFIDNDERVREALNLATGRGNIHIMEAPRPELDRMTNGLNHQGLVLQVPPYEYAHPEDLVAAAFDDHDDPLIVALDGVTDPRNLGAVVRSVSAFGGHGVVVPERRAAGMTAGAWKTSAGTAARTPVARATNLTRCLEAYQKAGVTVVGLAADGDREVHELEELGGPVVIVVGSEGKGLSRLVGETCDFLVRIPMPGGAESLNAGVAAGVVLYEAARRRMG; via the coding sequence ATGGCCGGGAACAGCCAGCGCAGGAACCGTCGCACGTCCAACAAGAAGGGTGCGACGGTCGGCAGCGGTGGCCAGCGGCGCAAGGGCCTCGAAGGCAGGGGCCCGACGCCCAAGGCCGAGGACCGCAAGGGCCACAAGGCGTACCGCGTCTCCAACGCGATGGCCCGGCAGGCGGCCAAGCGCAAGCCCGTCGCCCGCCGCGGCGGCAAGGGACTGTCCGAGATGGTCGTCGGCCGCAACCCGGTCTTCGAGGCCCTGCGCGACGGCGTGCCCGCCACGACGCTGTACGTGCAGCAGTTCATCGACAACGACGAGCGCGTGCGCGAGGCCCTGAACCTCGCCACCGGCCGCGGCAACATCCACATCATGGAGGCGCCGCGCCCCGAGCTCGACCGGATGACGAACGGGCTCAACCACCAGGGCCTCGTCCTCCAGGTCCCGCCGTACGAGTACGCGCACCCCGAGGACCTGGTCGCGGCCGCCTTCGACGACCACGACGACCCGCTGATCGTCGCCCTCGACGGCGTCACCGACCCGCGCAACCTCGGCGCCGTCGTCCGCTCGGTCTCCGCCTTCGGCGGCCACGGCGTCGTCGTCCCCGAGCGGCGCGCCGCCGGCATGACCGCCGGCGCCTGGAAGACCTCGGCCGGCACCGCCGCCCGCACCCCGGTCGCCCGCGCCACCAACCTGACCCGCTGCCTGGAGGCGTACCAGAAGGCCGGCGTCACGGTCGTCGGCCTCGCCGCCGACGGCGACCGCGAGGTCCACGAGCTGGAGGAGCTGGGCGGCCCGGTCGTCATCGTCGTCGGCTCCGAGGGCAAGGGCCTCTCCCGCCTCGTCGGCGAGACCTGCGACTTCCTCGTCCGCATCCCGATGCCGGGCGGCGCCGAGTCGCTCAACGCCGGTGTCGCCGCCGGCGTCGTCCTCTACGAGGCGGCCCGCCGCCGCATGGGCTGA
- the cysS gene encoding cysteine--tRNA ligase — protein sequence MTIRLYDTSARQIRDFTPLTPGSVSIYLCGATVQAAPHIGHIRSGLNFDIMRRWFAYRGYDVTFIRNVTDIDDKIIRKGAEQGRPWWSIGYENERAFNAGYEALGCLPPTYEPRATGHVPEMIEMMRGLIERGHAYEADGSVYFDVRSFPGYLELSNQDIDDLRQPDEGVSGKRDPRDFAMWKATKPGEPDWETPWGRGRPGWHLECSAMAHKYLGSAFDIHGGGLDLIFPHHENEIAQAKAFGDEFARYWVHNAWVTMSGEKMSKSLGNSVLVSEMVKNWRPIVLRYYLGTPHYRSMIEYSEESLREAESAFARIEGFVQRATEKAGTTVAPADEVPPAFAEAMDDDLGVPHALAIIHTTVRQGNSALAADDKDEAIARLAEVRAMLGVLGLDPLDPHWAEESGGGEELHGVVDTLVRLVLQQRESARERKDWATADAIRDQLAQSGLAIEDSPDGPRWTLGNR from the coding sequence GTGACCATTCGCCTGTACGACACCAGCGCCCGGCAGATCCGTGACTTCACCCCGCTCACGCCGGGCTCCGTCTCGATCTACCTCTGTGGTGCCACCGTGCAGGCGGCCCCGCACATCGGCCACATCCGGTCGGGGCTGAACTTCGACATCATGCGCCGCTGGTTCGCGTACCGCGGTTACGACGTCACGTTCATCCGCAACGTCACCGACATCGACGACAAGATCATCAGGAAGGGCGCCGAGCAGGGCCGCCCCTGGTGGTCCATCGGCTACGAGAACGAGCGCGCGTTCAACGCCGGTTACGAGGCCCTCGGTTGCCTCCCGCCGACCTACGAGCCCCGCGCCACCGGTCACGTCCCCGAGATGATCGAGATGATGCGGGGTCTGATCGAGCGCGGCCACGCCTACGAGGCGGACGGCAGCGTCTACTTCGACGTGCGCTCCTTCCCGGGGTACCTGGAGCTGTCCAACCAGGACATCGACGACCTCCGTCAGCCCGACGAGGGCGTCTCCGGCAAGCGCGACCCGCGGGACTTCGCCATGTGGAAGGCGACCAAGCCGGGCGAGCCCGACTGGGAGACCCCGTGGGGCCGCGGCCGCCCCGGCTGGCACCTGGAGTGCTCGGCCATGGCCCACAAGTACCTGGGGTCCGCCTTCGACATCCACGGCGGCGGCCTCGACCTGATCTTCCCGCACCACGAGAACGAGATCGCCCAGGCCAAGGCCTTCGGCGACGAGTTCGCCCGGTACTGGGTGCACAACGCCTGGGTCACCATGAGCGGCGAGAAGATGTCGAAGTCGCTCGGCAACAGCGTGCTGGTGTCCGAGATGGTGAAGAACTGGCGCCCCATCGTCCTGCGCTACTACCTGGGCACCCCGCACTACCGCTCGATGATCGAGTACAGCGAGGAGTCCCTGCGCGAGGCCGAGTCGGCGTTCGCCCGCATCGAGGGCTTCGTCCAGCGCGCCACCGAGAAGGCCGGGACGACCGTCGCCCCCGCCGACGAGGTGCCGCCGGCCTTCGCCGAGGCCATGGACGACGACCTGGGCGTGCCGCACGCGCTCGCGATCATCCACACCACCGTCCGCCAGGGCAACAGCGCCCTCGCCGCGGACGACAAGGACGAGGCCATCGCCCGCCTCGCCGAGGTCCGTGCCATGCTCGGCGTCCTCGGCCTGGACCCGCTCGACCCGCACTGGGCCGAGGAGTCCGGCGGCGGCGAGGAGCTCCACGGCGTCGTCGACACCCTCGTGCGCCTCGTGCTCCAGCAGCGCGAGTCGGCGCGCGAGCGCAAGGACTGGGCGACCGCGGACGCGATCCGCGACCAGCTGGCCCAGTCCGGCCTCGCCATCGAGGACAGCCCCGACGGCCCCCGCTGGACGCTGGGCAACCGTTAG